A window of Panicum virgatum strain AP13 chromosome 8K, P.virgatum_v5, whole genome shotgun sequence contains these coding sequences:
- the LOC120644613 gene encoding uncharacterized protein LOC120644613: MEEGLRSTGEAAGEKVDTQEIKVSSSSLVAGIEMDTVLEHSLRGKEKMPEHSGGSNEELMDGSVSASRVEGKSNCSSSVVEMEKLLEDTSPSVEMARWKQRYIYRVPEFIKKMTNREAYQPQFVSLGPLHHGEPHLLPMEEHKRRAMLHMVNWTGKPLTEFVAAIEEVADELEAAYDGLDDRWRGVNRSSFVQMMVTDGCFLFELIKIQLSLLDDDTGYAANDPIFSRSSFDNFWPMMRNDMIVMENQIPLVVLERIIFAACSGTPPVSYLFPSGCLTHILLVAR; this comes from the coding sequence ATGGAGGAGGGGTTGCGATCCACCGGCGAGGCAGCCGGGGAGAAGGTGGACACACAGGAGATCAAGGTCAGTAGCAGCAGCTTGGTGGCGGGGATCGAGATGGACACGGTGCTCGAGCACTCTCTGCGAGGAAAAGAGAAGATGCCGGAGCACTCTGGGGGATCAAACGAGGAGCTTATGGATGGGTCCGTGTCGGCCTCGAGAGTCGAGGGGAAGAGCAATTGTAGCAGTTCGGTGGTGGAGATGGAGAAGCTGCTCGAGGACACAAGCCCATCAGTGGAGATGGCGCGGTGGAAGCAGCGCTACATCTATCGGGTACCGGAGTTTATCAAGAAGATGACCAACAGAGAGGCCTACCAGCCACAGTTCGTATCTCTGGGTCCCTTGCACCACGGCGAGCCCCACCTCCTGCCCATGGAGGAGCACAAGAGGCGGGCGATGCTGCACATGGTCAACTGGACCGGGAAGCCTCTAACGGAGTTCGTCGCAGCAATCGAGGAAGTGGCGGATGAGCTCGAGGCCGCCTACGATGGCCTTGATGATAGGTGGCGTGGAGTGAACAGGAGTAGCTTCGTGCAGATGATGGTCACTGATGGATGCTTCCTGTTTGAGCTGATAAAGATACAGCTAAGTCTATTGGACGATGATACTGGTTACGCGGCAAACGATCCCATCTTTAGCAGGAGCAGCTTTGATAATTTCTGGCCAATGATGCGGAACGACATGATCGTGATGGAAAACCAAATACCTCTAGTCGTTCTGGAGAGGATCATATTTGCTGCTTGCAGTGGCACACCCCCGGTAAGTTATTTGTTTCCCTCAGGATGCTTGACTCATATCCTGCTCGTTGCTAGGTAG
- the LOC120645707 gene encoding UPF0481 protein At3g47200-like, with translation MINNWVRDLLNVPRVDQSMNNLGLHFLDILHRTYCGITPEAAAPQKPASCCRQQLLQWASSCCSRAAGAATGQRCFEPRTPCAVELNEAGIQFEKSNTQSINGLDFVNGVLSMPLFMFHDQTEVELLNLMAFEWLHPDAEYNVCSYIFFLDKITESERDVALLRSKQLFVNIIGSDKAVVEMFNTLTKLTRLPDNGSRLGHLQRDVNTHCKKRRNKWCAMFMNNYLSNPWVFISLMAAVILLIATIMQTIYTVVPFYTRKD, from the coding sequence ATGATCAATAATTGGGTGCGAGATCTTCTGAATGTCCCACGCGTTGATCAAAGCATGAACAACCTAGGCCTTCATTTCCTGGACATTCTTCACAGAACCTATTGTGGCATCACTCCGGAAGCAGCCGCCCCCCAGAAGCCGGCCAGCTGCTGcaggcagcagctgctgcagtgggctagcagctgctgcagccgAGCGGCTGGAGCGGCAACTGGACAGCGATGCTTTGAGCCTCGCACGCCCTGTGCCGTTGAGCTGAACGAGGCAGGCATCCAGTTCGAAAAAAGCAACACTCAAAGCATCAACGGCCTTGACTTTGTAAACGGCGTGCTGAGCATGCCACTGTTTATGTTCCATGATCAAACGGAGGTGGAACTCCTCAACCTGATGGCATTTGAGTGGCTGCATCCTGACGCCGAATACAACGTGTGTTCCTACATATTCTTCTTGGACAAAATTACCGAGTCAGAAAGAGATGTGGCGCTTCTGAGATCCAAACAACTCTTCGTAAACATTATAGGCAGCGACAAGGCGGTGGTGGAAATGTTTAACACCCTCACCAAGTTAACACGGCTGCCGGACAATGGCAGCAGGCTGGGCCACCTGCAAAGGGATGTGAACACCCACTGCAAGAAGCGCCGGAACAAGTGGTGCGCCATGTTCATGAACAACTACTTAAGCAACCCCTGGGTGTTCATCTCCCTCATGGCTGCCGTCATTCTGCTCATTGCCACCATCATGCAGACCATCTACACCGTCGTGCCGTTCTACACCAGAAAGGACTAG